A region of the Vibrio chagasii genome:
GATAACATTGAACCGAAAGCTATCGCACAGAAAGTTGGTGAGTTCGCGACAAGCTTTGGCTCTAAGCTTGTCGGCATTAGTGCGAAGATCCTTGGTGATGCGACCAACTTCTTGATGGACTTCTTCTTGATGCTGTTCGTTCTGTTCTTCCTACTTAGAGACCATGACAAAATCATCAGTGTGGTTCGCCACATTCTTCCTCTGTCTCGCAGCCAAGAAGACAAACTTCTCGCTGAAATTGAGCAAGTATCAAAATCAGCAGTGATGGGGTCATTCCTAACTGCAATCGCACAAGGTATAGCTGGTGGTTTCGGTATGTGGATTGCTGGCTTCCCAGGACTGTTCTGGGGCACCATGATGGGCTTTGCCTCTTTCATCCCGGTGGTCGGTACTGCGCTAATCTGGATCCCAGCGGCGGCTTACTTGTTCTTAACCGGTGACACGACTTGGGCTATCTTCCTAACGGTTTACTGCGTGGCAATTGTTGGTTCGATAGATAACCTACTACGACCACTGTTAATGCAAGGCAGTGCGGGTATGAACACCCTGATGATTTTCTTCTCGCTACTGGGTGGTATCCAACTATTCGGACTGATTGGTCTTATCTACGGCCCGCTGATTTTTGCGATTACCATTGTTCTATTTAACATCTACGATGAAGAGTTTAAGGACTTTTTAAATCAGCAAGACAAGAGTTAAACCGCTCTTCAATCACTTACTTGCCGAACGAGTATTAAACACTTCAAGCTTTGGGCGGATTATGCGAGAATCCGCCCTCATTTTTTGCTAACAATTCAATAGAGTGTCCTATGTCAGCTTATATTGCCCCAAGCCAGATTGCTGAGCGCCAACTTGCCTACTTTGAAGGCAAACATGTTTTAGTTGCCGGTGAGGCTGAAGACTTATTTCCTGTTGAGTTAGCAAAACACTGTGAGTCTGTTTCTGTATTTACTTCAAACTACAGCTACTACCGTCAGCTTGAAGGCTACAGCGCTATTCAACGTTTTTACGGTGCTGAGTTTACCGAAGAGACCAAAGCTGACTTAGTGATGCTGTACTGGCCAAAAGCAAAAGCTGAAGCTGAGTTTTTGCTGGCGATGCTGTTTGCCAAACTAGGCAAAGATACTGAGATTGTTGTGGTTGGTGAGAACCGCTCTGGCGTGAAAAGCATTGAGAAGATGTTTGCCGCTTACGGTAAGGTCGTAAAATACGATTCAGCGCGTCGTTGCTCTTTCTACTGGGGTCAATGCTTTGAGCAACCAGCCGCTTTTAACCTGCAAGACTGGTTTAAAACTTACACGGTGAACATTGGTGAGCAGTCACTTACCGTAAAAAGCCTGCCAGGTGTATTTAGCCATGGTGAATTTGATGTCGGTAGCCAGCTTCTGCTAGATACATTACCAACGTTGAAGGGCAAAGTGTTGGACTTCGGTTGCGGTGCCGGTGTACTCGGTGCAGTAATGGCCTCTCGCAATCCTGATATTGAACTTGAGATGTGCGACATCAGTGCGTTTGCAGTAGCGTCTAGCCAAGCAACTTTGGAAGCGAACGGCTTAACGGGCAAAGTTTTCGCTTCTGATGTCTACTCTGATACAGCGCAAGACTATCAATTCATTATCAGCAACCCACCATTCCACTCGGGCTTGGATACGAGCTACAGTGCAACAGAAACCCTTCTGGCGCAGGCTCCACAGTATTTAAACCGTTCTGGTGAGCTGATCATTGTTGCCAACAGCTTCTTAAAATACATCCCAATTATTGAGCAAGCATTTGGAAAATGCGCGACTCTAAATAAGACCACCAAATTCGCGATCTACCACGCAAACAAGTAGCCTCTCTAGCACAGCGCAGGGTCATTATCTGCGCTGTCTGTTCATATTTTTGTCAAAAGTCTATAAAAGTGAGCTTTTGCACACGCTTTAAATACCACTTACTTGTCAAAGTAAAAAAACTCGTTAATTTCGTTAAATTGGAAACCATTAATTCTATTCTCTGTACTTGTTTTCGCCCCTTTTAGCAGTACATCAAAGGAAAGTAGTACCCAATTTATGTTTAGATTTTATCGTAAGCAGAAGTTTAAGCGCCTTCAAAACACCCTAATGCTGGCATTTCTTGTCCTTAGTATTACTCCAGTGACACTTATCGCGATATTTTTCCTCCAATCGCACAGTCAGGATCTTCAGGAACAAAGTACTTCGCACCTTGTTTCTGTTCGTGATACTAAGCAACAACAGATTGTCGACTACCTACAGGCTCAAGAATCCCAAGTCATGGGCTTTGTTCGCTCAGAACTAGCCAATGCCAGTGGCGGACGCTTCTATGGCTTAATCAATGCCTTCCAACGCCTAGGCTTGGATATTGACGAAGCTCGCAACAATGCTCAGCAACGTTATATCCAAGGTTCTGGTGATCAGATCAAAACATCCATTCTTCCAGAATCAAGCAGCTATATTGGTAGTGAACGTTATCGCCTACTGCATAAGCGCTATCATAACGCCTATCTAGAGTTGCTTAAGCGCTCCGATTTTGACGA
Encoded here:
- a CDS encoding AI-2E family transporter: MSEKIKINSSHWVIIIALLVAAYACYLLIEPYVNSIVMAFIISLLMFPIHEWLEKKIPNKANLVSLLSCVILTFIIVIPLLAVFAAIVQQGSLFSQNTYQWVTHGGIQTLFEHPIVVKALSFVNNYLPFDNIEPKAIAQKVGEFATSFGSKLVGISAKILGDATNFLMDFFLMLFVLFFLLRDHDKIISVVRHILPLSRSQEDKLLAEIEQVSKSAVMGSFLTAIAQGIAGGFGMWIAGFPGLFWGTMMGFASFIPVVGTALIWIPAAAYLFLTGDTTWAIFLTVYCVAIVGSIDNLLRPLLMQGSAGMNTLMIFFSLLGGIQLFGLIGLIYGPLIFAITIVLFNIYDEEFKDFLNQQDKS
- the rsmC gene encoding 16S rRNA (guanine(1207)-N(2))-methyltransferase RsmC, with amino-acid sequence MSAYIAPSQIAERQLAYFEGKHVLVAGEAEDLFPVELAKHCESVSVFTSNYSYYRQLEGYSAIQRFYGAEFTEETKADLVMLYWPKAKAEAEFLLAMLFAKLGKDTEIVVVGENRSGVKSIEKMFAAYGKVVKYDSARRCSFYWGQCFEQPAAFNLQDWFKTYTVNIGEQSLTVKSLPGVFSHGEFDVGSQLLLDTLPTLKGKVLDFGCGAGVLGAVMASRNPDIELEMCDISAFAVASSQATLEANGLTGKVFASDVYSDTAQDYQFIISNPPFHSGLDTSYSATETLLAQAPQYLNRSGELIIVANSFLKYIPIIEQAFGKCATLNKTTKFAIYHANK